A window of Ptychodera flava strain L36383 chromosome 1, AS_Pfla_20210202, whole genome shotgun sequence contains these coding sequences:
- the LOC139143565 gene encoding uncharacterized protein codes for MSTKVKGLMERLADGETVIAAEGYLFYFERLGYLQSGSFCPVVILNHPEYVKDAYRHFVHAGSDVVEAFTYYANRQKLSLIDMEDKLELMNREALRLAREVADETGPCWREISVTLLSTTPIVRREMNKLRPCLSIDSEPFSGLWEEMEKEVSKIMNDETATCPINDPDDITSDIIDQPITEAEIVQSIKFLKDNKSLVLMASPQNCLSSVVT; via the exons GGCTTATGGAAAGGCTGGCAGATGGCGAGACAGTGATCGCCGCAGAAGGATATCTCTTCTACTTTGAGAGATTAGGCTACTTGCAAAGTGGTAGTTTCTGTCCAGTTGTCATATTAAATCATCCGGAATACGTGAAAGATGCGTACAGACATTTCGTTCACGCTGGAAGTGACGTAGTCGAGGCATTCACG TACTACGCTAATCGTCAGAAACTCAGTTTGATTGACATGGAGGATAAGCTGGAATTGATGAACAGAGAGGCTCTGCGACTTGCTCGAGAGGTTGCCGACGAGACGGGACCCTGCTGGCGGGAAATATCTGTAACACTACTGTCTACAACCCCGATCGTCCGGAGAGAAATGAACAAATTACGGCCATGTTTAAG TATCGATAGTGAGCCCTTTAGTGGTTTGTGGGAGGAAATGGAAAAAGAAGTGAGCAAGATAATGAACGACGAGACGGCAACTTGTCCAATTAACGATCCTGATGATATAACTAGTGATATAATTGATCAGCCTATAACTGAAGCCGAAATCGTCCAGAGTATTAAGTTCTTGAAGGATAACAAATCCCTGGTATTGATGGCATCCCCGCAGAATTGTTTAAGCAGTGTTGTCACTTAA